The DNA window atacacactaaaggGTCTAGTGAAAGGCAGTACATGGCAGATATAAACTCACAGACACACTAAAGGGTCTAGTGAAAGGCAGTACATGGGCagatataaacacacagacacactaaaggTCTAGTGAAAGGCAGTACATGGGcagatataaacacacatacacactaaaggTCTAGTGAAAGGCAGTACATGGgcagataaacacacagacacactaaagggTCTAGTGAAAGGCAGTACATGGGCAGATATAAACACACAGAACACTAAAGGGTCTAGTGAAAGGCAGTACATGGGCagatataaacacacagacacactaaagggTCTAGTGAAAGGCAGTACATGGGCagatataaacacacagacacactaaagggCCTAGTGAAGGCAGTACATGGGCAGATATAAACACCACGACACACTAAAGGGTCTAGTGAAAGGCAGTACATGGGCagatataaacacacagacacactaaagggTCTAGTGAAAGGCAGGACATGGGCagatataaacacacagacacactaaagggTCTAGTGAAAGGCAGTACATGGGCagatataaacacacagacacactaaagggTCTAGTGAAAGGCAGGACATGGGCAgattaaacacacatacacactaaaggGCCTAGTGAAAGGCAGGACATGGGCAgataaacacacgtacacactaaAGGGTCTAGTGAAGGCAGTACATGGGCAGAtataacacacagacaacacactaaAGGTGTCTAGTGAAAGGCAGGACATGGGCagatataaacacacagacacactaaagggTCTGTGAAAGGCAGTACATGGGCagatataaacacacagacacactaaagggTCTAGTGAAAGGCAGTACATGGGCAGatataacacacagacacactaaaggTCTAGTGAAAGGCAGTACATGGGCagatataaacacacagacacactaaagggCCTAGTGAAAGGCAGTGACTCACCCTAGCGTGGGAGACGTCTGAGGGCAGGGCCACGTTGTAGGGTCCTACAGCCTTGTACAGGCTACGACTGTGGCGTACTAACACCCCCTGGGGCCAGACCGTACTCTCACACCACCTGCAACACACAATGAAAAGGTGGAGATTGATCCTACAGATCAAATAGAACCCTGCCTAGAAGACCAGACAGCAGAGTCTGGTGGACAGCAGGGTGGttaaccctcttcctggagacaGCCTCCGTATGCAGGGCTTTACTCCATCCCTGCTCTAACGCACCTGGTGGAGTCCCGAAGAACAGTTGATTAGAGTCAGACGTGTTGGAACAAACTCCTGCATATGTCTAGCTGTCCAGGAGAAAAGGTCGGGTTACGTACTGACACACACGTGCTGCGGAGCGTTgttgtagaagtgtgtgtgtgtgtgtgtgtgtggggaccaCCTACACGTGCTGTGGCGCGTTGCTGTAGAATCCGTGCTCCAGCTTCTGCCAGCGCCCCAGGTGGGCTGCCGAGCGGTGCAGCAGGTCACAGTAGCTGGGAGGTAACAGCTGGCTCATCAGCATCACAAACGCATTGATCCACACCATGATCAGGTGCTCACAGGACCAGCGCATGTCATAGTACTGGGTActctggagggggagagaagaccaCGTTTTAGGGTTCAAGGGCCTTAACACAAACGCAGGAGACAGCACCTAGGATACCTGGAGACTGAAGGAGGAAACTGTGAACGCACAAAGACCCAGGGGAGATGAGTACCAGGAGGGTTGACAGTTCCTTGGAtaacagggaggggagaggagtacCAGGAGGGTTGACAGTTCCTTGGATaacagggaggggaggagaaggaaagcAGCAACCTgctagagggagggaaagagaggaggaaggagagggagagagagatagagaggaagtgTGACGTACCTTgatgaagcagaggagagagaggaaggctatGTAGTAAGAGTTAGTACCTTgatgaagcagagagaggaaggctaTGTAGTAAGAGTTAGTACCTTGATGAAGCAGAGGGAGAAGGCTATGTAGTAAGAGTTAGTACCTTGATGAAGCAGAGGAAGGAAGGCTATGTAGTAAGAGTTAGTACCTTgatgaagcagagagaggaaggtatGTAGTAAGAGTTAGTACCTTGATGAAGCAGAGGGAGGAA is part of the Salvelinus sp. IW2-2015 unplaced genomic scaffold, ASM291031v2 Un_scaffold6877, whole genome shotgun sequence genome and encodes:
- the LOC112079087 gene encoding LOW QUALITY PROTEIN: transmembrane protein 39A-like (The sequence of the model RefSeq protein was modified relative to this genomic sequence to represent the inferred CDS: inserted 2 bases in 2 codons), which codes for MRWSCEHLIMVWINAFVMLMSQLLPPSYCDLLHRSAAHLGRWQKLEHGFYSNAPQHVWCESTVWPQGVLVRHSRSLYKAVGPYNVALPSDVSHARVSHFPFHKPLRILNLLXWIESSVVLYQLYSLLRSESWNHTLSLGLILFCNYYVLXKLLRDRIVLGKAYSYPVTSSTGSSTTNSTATNGLGLKSQ